In the genome of candidate division TA06 bacterium, the window TGAAAGTGTGGGATTTTAGAGAAGCGTCTGGTCGTCCGCGAACCTATCTCTGGCTTGAAGACTGGGACTATGCCATCGTCCTTGAGAAGAGGCACGAGCGGCTTGGCGAAGTCGCCTTCTTGGTGACCGCTTTTTACGTGGATGGAGAATCGCGAAGGAAAAGCCTAAAAGGTAAGTACGCGAAGAGGATGAACTGAAGTGCAATCGCCGCCCTGTAGGACGGCGAAAGATCTCCTTCTACACATGGCAGATGAGTCAACCTAATAATATAATTATAATAATAATATGTCAAGGGCTGTTTGCAGGATTTCAGCACTTTTATGGTGGAGGGGGCGACCATGGCACGGAAGAAAGCCACAAAAGCAGGTAAGAGAGCATCTTTCGAGAGCGTCAAGCACAAGAACAAGCGGGTGAATATTCCGACCCGAGAATTGGAAGACTTCGTCAAGGAAGACGAGACCAAGCCCAAAACGCTCCTCTATCCCAGGGACCCGTCCTTGGACCCGCAGTTGGTCTGGAAGGGCAAGGACGAGCAGGACCGTGAGGACTTGAAGGTTCCTGCCGTGCCGGTGTACATTCAGGAGAAGATTCATCCCCAAGCTCTGATTGAGGACTTGCGGCGCGAGGCGCAAGAAGGAAAGCCGCGTCAAATTGACCTCTATGCGGATTTCAACGGGGTACAGTTTGAGGAGTTAATTGAGTTCTATCTGCATGAGCAGAACTGGTCCAACCGGATGATACTCGGGGATTCTCTTTTGGTGATGACCTCCTTGGCCGAGAAAGAAGGGCTGAAGGGGAAGGTGCAGATGATCTACATTGATCCGCCCTACGGGATTAAGTTCGGGTCGAATTGGCAGGTGTCCACGCGGAAGCGGAATGTGAAGGACGGCAAGGTCAAAGACGCAAGCCGCCAGCCTGAACAGGTAAAGGCCTTTCGCGATACGTGGCGACTCGGCATCCATTCTTACCTGGCATACCTCCGTGACCGGCTTGCGGTGGCACGCGAACTTCTCACGGAGACCGGCTCCGTCTTCGTCCAGATTGGTGACGAGAACGTGCATCTCGTCCGGTGCCTGATGGATGAGGTCTTTGGTAGTGAGAACTATGTCGCGACGATATCATTCACAAAGACAAGCGGACAAACCAAAACCACCCTTGTACCTATCGCTTCGGACTACTTGCTCCTATACGCCAAGAAACGAAAGATGATGAAATACCGGCAGCTCTTCAGCACTAAAGTCCTGGGAGGCAAAGGCAGCAAAGAACACAGATTTGTCGAATTACCTGATGGCACCACTCGAAGAGAACCAATCACGCTTGACGAGATACAGAATCCGTCATCTCTTCCCCTAGATTTTCGTGTCTATGCGACTGGGCCAATTGTCTCGGCAGGGTACTCTGAAAAGGGCTCGGCAGACATACACATCCGATCAGAAGGGAAAAGGTATCTGTTGAAGTGCGGCACTAATAGGCATTGGACGGTCGGTGTGGAAGGTACCAAGCTACTCTGGAAGATAGGGCGCTTAGTTCGTCAAGAAGGATTGCGGATCTTCAAACGGTATTTTGACGATTTCCGTTACTCCCCTATGACTAATACCTGGGTGGACACACGCGGCGAAACCGATATGGATTACGTAGTTCAAACTGCGGCCAAAGTTGCTGAGCGCTGTCTGCTCATGACCACGGACCCGGGGGACCTTGTTCTTGACCCGACGTGTGGCAGTGGGACTACGGCGTATGTGGCGGAGCAGTGGGGGAGGCGGTGGATTACTATTGATACATCCCGCGTGGCACTGGCGTTGGCGCGCGCGCGGTTGATGACAGCAAGGTTTCCCTACTATCTCCTTTCGGACTCGCCAGAGGGCTTTGTGAAGGAGGCCGAAGTAACGGGCCAGGCCCCTCCTGCTTCTCTGCCGAAGATGGAGAAGGATGTGCGCAAAGGCTTTGTCTATAGGCGGGAGCCGCACATTACGCTCAAGTCCATCGCGAACAATGAGGAGATTCAAGTTATTCATGCCAAATGGCACAAGAAACTGGAGCCAGTTCGGGCAAAGCTGAACAAGATGCTGAAGAGGTCTTGGGAGGAGTGGGAGGTGCCACGCGAATCACACAAGGCTTGGTCAAAGGAGGCAAAGGAACTCTTGGCCCAGTGGTGGGCTTTGCGGAAAGAGCGGCAGAAGGAGATTGACGACTCTATTGCGGTGGGGGCGGATACAGAACTTCTCTATGATCAACCTTACCGGGACCCCAAGCGGATTCGGGTGACCGGTCCGTTCACGGCAGAGAGCCTTTCCCCGCATAGGTTTCTGAGCGCTGACGATGATCTCGATGGAACCGTCACGGAGCGCGAGGCACGCGATCACCACGACTTCACGACCATGATTCTGGAAAATCTGAAGACAGCCGGAGTGCAGAACATGGTCAGGAACCAGCGCCTGAAGTTCGATCGTCTCGAGCCCTATGCCGGACGGTGGCTGCATGCCGATGGAGAATACACGGAGAATAGTAACGCGAAGCGTGTAGCCGTGTGTATTGGCCCAGAGCACGGAACCGTCGGCCCGGAGTTAGTAAAAGAAGCAGCCAAAGAGGCGGTCAAGGGTGTGGGCTTCGACCTTTTGGTCGTCTGCGGCTTCGCTTTCGACCCCCATGCTTGGGAAGCGGCGAAGGAGTTCAGCCCGCAGTCAGCGAAACCTTTCAAAGGAATCGTTGCAGAGCGCAAGGCGCAATACGGTAAGTTGACCATCCTTCTGGCCAAGATGAACCCGGACTTGGCGATGGGCGATGAGCTGTTGAAGAAGACGGGCACGGGAAACCTCTTCATGGTCTTCGGCGAACCGGACCTTAAGGTGACAAAACAGAAGGACGGAAAACTGGTCGTGGCGATCAAAGGCGTGGACGTTTACGACCCGACCACCGGACAGATTCGCAGCCATTCCACAGACGACATCGCCTGCTGGTTCATTGACACAGACTACAACGAGGAGAGCTTTTTTGTCCGCCATGCATACTTCGCCGGGGCGGAAGAGCCTTACGACAAGTTGAAGCGCGCTCTCAGGGCAGAGATTGATGAAGCGGCCTGGAGCGCACTCTACTCGACCAAGAGCCGGCCCTTCGATCCGCCCAAAACGGGCAAGATTGCTGTGAAAGTCATCAACCACTACGGCGACGAGGTTCTGAAAGTCTACCGATTGTAACGCCCTTCTATCTTGCGGTCAAGATGGCCAAAAACCCGGAGGTTAGATATGAAATGTTCTGGAATCGTACTTAGTATTTGCCTAATCGGCGCAGCGATGGCTTTCGGTGCCAGCGACTTGGATGACCTTGGATATGCAGCCAGTTCGGTCGAGACTAAGATGCGACTCTTCCGGGGAAAGATTTTTGATGTTCAGTTCACAAGAATTAGCTCCGAAGGTCAACCAGCACTATATGACATATGGT includes:
- a CDS encoding site-specific DNA-methyltransferase, with the protein product MARKKATKAGKRASFESVKHKNKRVNIPTRELEDFVKEDETKPKTLLYPRDPSLDPQLVWKGKDEQDREDLKVPAVPVYIQEKIHPQALIEDLRREAQEGKPRQIDLYADFNGVQFEELIEFYLHEQNWSNRMILGDSLLVMTSLAEKEGLKGKVQMIYIDPPYGIKFGSNWQVSTRKRNVKDGKVKDASRQPEQVKAFRDTWRLGIHSYLAYLRDRLAVARELLTETGSVFVQIGDENVHLVRCLMDEVFGSENYVATISFTKTSGQTKTTLVPIASDYLLLYAKKRKMMKYRQLFSTKVLGGKGSKEHRFVELPDGTTRREPITLDEIQNPSSLPLDFRVYATGPIVSAGYSEKGSADIHIRSEGKRYLLKCGTNRHWTVGVEGTKLLWKIGRLVRQEGLRIFKRYFDDFRYSPMTNTWVDTRGETDMDYVVQTAAKVAERCLLMTTDPGDLVLDPTCGSGTTAYVAEQWGRRWITIDTSRVALALARARLMTARFPYYLLSDSPEGFVKEAEVTGQAPPASLPKMEKDVRKGFVYRREPHITLKSIANNEEIQVIHAKWHKKLEPVRAKLNKMLKRSWEEWEVPRESHKAWSKEAKELLAQWWALRKERQKEIDDSIAVGADTELLYDQPYRDPKRIRVTGPFTAESLSPHRFLSADDDLDGTVTEREARDHHDFTTMILENLKTAGVQNMVRNQRLKFDRLEPYAGRWLHADGEYTENSNAKRVAVCIGPEHGTVGPELVKEAAKEAVKGVGFDLLVVCGFAFDPHAWEAAKEFSPQSAKPFKGIVAERKAQYGKLTILLAKMNPDLAMGDELLKKTGTGNLFMVFGEPDLKVTKQKDGKLVVAIKGVDVYDPTTGQIRSHSTDDIACWFIDTDYNEESFFVRHAYFAGAEEPYDKLKRALRAEIDEAAWSALYSTKSRPFDPPKTGKIAVKVINHYGDEVLKVYRL